Proteins encoded by one window of Deinococcus aerophilus:
- a CDS encoding histidine phosphatase family protein, producing the protein MNTLHLTLLRHGRSRADDEDVHEGRYDSPLSGVGRAQAGALAEYWGAHPPDFDRAYCSTLARAHETARIVTDALGLSLTPTDLLREWDNGPLAGMNRAEALKNYPIPTFRHDLDAFTPEGGESQAAIRARALLALELIWQGGGERVLAVTHGGFGNSLLREVLGSSRAWVPFGDTAFATVRLSRDSHTAYLTGVNLAPHL; encoded by the coding sequence GTGAACACCCTCCACCTGACCCTGCTGCGCCACGGACGCAGCCGTGCCGACGACGAGGACGTTCACGAGGGCCGCTACGACTCGCCGCTGAGCGGGGTGGGCCGCGCTCAGGCCGGGGCGCTGGCCGAATACTGGGGCGCCCATCCGCCCGACTTCGACCGGGCGTACTGCTCCACGCTGGCCCGCGCGCACGAAACGGCCCGCATCGTCACGGATGCGCTGGGCCTCTCGCTGACCCCCACCGACCTGCTGCGCGAATGGGACAACGGCCCACTGGCGGGCATGAACCGTGCCGAGGCGCTGAAGAACTATCCCATCCCCACCTTCCGCCACGACCTCGACGCCTTTACCCCCGAGGGAGGAGAGAGCCAGGCCGCGATCCGCGCCCGCGCCCTGCTGGCCCTGGAACTTATCTGGCAGGGTGGAGGAGAGCGCGTGCTGGCCGTGACGCACGGCGGCTTCGGCAATTCCCTGCTGCGGGAAGTGCTGGGCAGCAGCCGGGCCTGGGTTCCTTTTGGCGATACTGCGTTTGCCACCGTTCGCCTGAGCCGCGACAGCCACACGGCGTATCTGACCGGCGTGAACCTCGCGCCCCACCTGTGA
- a CDS encoding M23 family metallopeptidase: protein MRRLLGLLIFVALLGGALYLLWPQIENARRYAALLSAPAPAEGSLPNPLPGQGLTDTWGAARSQGRRHEGIDIFAARHTPIRATTRGMVLNVGPNGLGGRTVMLLGPGGQRHYYAHLERYPDLRRGEWIEAGTVVGYVGDSGNAKGTPPHLHYGIYTGGGAINPYPLLKKPEAAP from the coding sequence ATGAGGCGCCTGCTGGGTCTGCTGATCTTTGTGGCGCTGCTGGGCGGGGCGCTGTACCTGCTGTGGCCGCAGATCGAGAATGCCCGGCGCTACGCGGCGCTGCTCTCGGCCCCCGCTCCGGCGGAGGGCAGTCTGCCCAATCCGTTGCCGGGCCAGGGCCTTACCGACACCTGGGGGGCGGCCCGCAGCCAGGGACGCCGGCACGAGGGCATTGACATTTTCGCTGCGCGCCACACCCCCATCCGTGCCACCACGCGCGGCATGGTCCTGAATGTCGGCCCCAACGGGCTGGGCGGGCGCACGGTGATGCTGCTCGGCCCCGGCGGGCAGCGCCACTACTACGCGCACCTGGAACGGTATCCGGACCTCCGGCGCGGTGAATGGATCGAGGCGGGCACCGTGGTGGGCTACGTGGGAGACAGCGGCAACGCAAAGGGCACCCCCCCGCACCTGCACTACGGCATCTATACGGGCGGCGGGGCGATCAATCCGTATCCGCTGCTGAAGAAGCCGGAAGCCGCGCCCTGA
- a CDS encoding GGDEF domain-containing protein, giving the protein MARPDILSRNPFEDAFARLGPTPLTLAVLDLDHFKTLNDTLGHTEGDRALRAVERLLSGSLPSGSIIGRIGGDEYAVILPESAAETALILFDEVIRHFHIHRDPHWPRTLGLSVGLASRPAHASAYDELYRAADEALLRAKREGRGRACIYVESKMVLKSNYYPKSQLERLSKLSGALGRTEASLLREALDDLIERHRDEL; this is encoded by the coding sequence ATGGCCCGTCCCGATATTCTGTCGCGCAATCCGTTTGAGGACGCCTTTGCCCGGCTGGGTCCCACTCCGCTCACGCTGGCGGTGCTGGACCTTGACCACTTCAAGACCCTGAACGACACCCTGGGCCACACCGAGGGCGACCGGGCGCTGCGGGCGGTCGAACGCCTGCTCTCGGGCAGCCTGCCGTCGGGCAGCATCATCGGGCGGATCGGGGGCGACGAGTACGCCGTGATTCTGCCGGAAAGTGCCGCCGAGACCGCGCTGATCCTGTTCGACGAGGTGATCCGCCACTTTCATATCCACCGCGATCCCCACTGGCCGCGCACCCTGGGCCTCAGCGTGGGACTGGCCTCGCGTCCGGCGCACGCCAGCGCCTATGACGAGCTGTACCGCGCCGCCGACGAGGCCCTGCTGCGGGCCAAACGCGAGGGCCGGGGCCGGGCGTGCATCTACGTGGAATCCAAGATGGTCCTGAAGTCCAACTACTACCCCAAGAGCCAGCTTGAACGCCTGAGCAAACTCTCGGGAGCGCTGGGCCGCACCGAGGCGAGCCTGCTGCGCGAGGCGCTCGACGACCTGATCGAGCGCCACCGGGATGAGCTGTGA
- a CDS encoding MIP/aquaporin family protein, translating to MTEDGPALPTLSRALGAEALGTFALVFFGPGAAVVQAQTGALGQLGVALVFGLVVTVVIAAFAPISGAHINPAATLALWLAGRFPAARALPYLGAQLLGAALAGGLLLVLFGIRGNLGVTVPSGSVAQAFVLETVMTFFLLLVALRSGLPWVVGGVVALEAAMGGPITGASMNPARSFGPALASGIWTAHWLYWLAPLLGAALAAAANRWLSPAEPLATHPTAAQRFRPDSGPEAP from the coding sequence ATGACCGAGGACGGCCCCGCCCTGCCGACCCTGTCCCGTGCGCTGGGAGCCGAGGCCCTGGGCACCTTCGCGCTGGTGTTCTTCGGGCCGGGGGCGGCGGTAGTGCAGGCCCAGACCGGGGCGCTGGGGCAACTCGGGGTGGCGCTGGTCTTCGGGCTGGTGGTCACGGTGGTGATCGCCGCCTTCGCGCCCATCAGCGGAGCGCACATCAATCCGGCGGCCACGCTGGCCTTGTGGCTGGCCGGGCGCTTTCCGGCGGCGCGGGCGCTGCCCTACCTGGGCGCGCAGCTGCTGGGAGCCGCGCTGGCGGGGGGACTGCTGCTGGTCCTGTTCGGCATCCGGGGAAACCTGGGCGTGACGGTGCCGTCGGGCAGCGTGGCGCAGGCGTTCGTGCTGGAAACAGTGATGACCTTTTTTCTGCTGCTCGTCGCGCTGCGCTCCGGGCTGCCGTGGGTGGTGGGCGGCGTGGTCGCGCTGGAGGCCGCCATGGGAGGGCCGATCACCGGAGCGAGCATGAATCCCGCCCGCAGTTTTGGCCCCGCCCTGGCGAGCGGCATCTGGACCGCCCACTGGCTGTACTGGCTGGCTCCGCTGCTGGGCGCGGCGCTCGCGGCGGCGGCCAACCGCTGGTTGTCCCCGGCAGAGCCGCTGGCCACCCATCCCACGGCGGCCCAGCGCTTCCGGCCTGACTCCGGCCCGGAAGCGCCATGA
- a CDS encoding nucleoside deaminase, translating into MSGITATLSPGWHAALSEAWEAYLRGSYPIGACVVDADGTVIARGRNRLGEPRRVEGGFIAGHDLAHAEINALLNLASTPRPESYGWTVLTTVEPCPQCAGAIAMSGVRAVAYAAPDPWGGCTRLLTDDPYVSGKRIQVGRAPQDVQRLALRLKAHALWEEERPAGERHVLNRFAAHHPEDVAYAEQLYRSGVLLALRERGASLEEALAVLA; encoded by the coding sequence GTGAGCGGAATCACGGCCACCCTGTCGCCCGGCTGGCACGCGGCCCTTTCGGAGGCGTGGGAGGCGTACCTGCGCGGCTCGTACCCGATCGGGGCGTGTGTGGTGGACGCAGACGGGACCGTGATCGCGCGGGGGCGCAACCGGCTGGGCGAGCCCCGCCGTGTGGAGGGCGGCTTTATCGCCGGGCACGATCTGGCGCATGCGGAGATCAATGCGCTGCTGAATCTGGCGTCCACACCGCGCCCGGAGAGTTACGGCTGGACGGTGCTGACCACCGTGGAACCCTGCCCGCAGTGCGCCGGGGCCATCGCCATGAGCGGCGTGCGCGCCGTGGCCTACGCCGCCCCCGATCCCTGGGGTGGCTGCACGCGCCTGCTGACCGACGATCCGTACGTATCCGGCAAGCGGATTCAGGTGGGCCGTGCGCCGCAGGACGTTCAGCGGCTGGCGCTGCGGCTCAAGGCCCATGCGCTGTGGGAAGAGGAACGTCCGGCCGGAGAACGCCATGTCCTGAACCGTTTTGCGGCCCATCATCCCGAGGACGTGGCTTATGCGGAGCAGCTGTACCGCTCCGGCGTTCTTCTTGCCTTGCGTGAGCGTGGGGCCAGCCTGGAAGAAGCGCTGGCGGTGCTGGCATGA
- a CDS encoding NUDIX hydrolase has product MTAQSFLNLSPGEERTGRACAWIEHEGRVLMSARDAWGWTLPGGGVHPGETPQQAAIREAWEECGAHGEVVGEAVRLSEGADCYPVRLLGLDASPEGRPVRWVRPESLWWACDPQLCQVLEARGRSVPPPALRTVVQLLRRIIFRIQAVVRRVSGVTA; this is encoded by the coding sequence ATGACCGCCCAGTCCTTCCTCAATCTCTCGCCGGGTGAAGAACGAACAGGCCGCGCCTGCGCGTGGATTGAACACGAGGGCCGGGTGTTGATGTCCGCGCGGGATGCATGGGGATGGACGCTGCCGGGCGGAGGCGTCCACCCCGGCGAAACACCCCAACAGGCGGCGATACGCGAAGCCTGGGAGGAATGCGGCGCACACGGTGAGGTGGTGGGCGAGGCCGTCCGGCTCTCCGAGGGCGCGGATTGTTACCCGGTGCGTCTGCTGGGCCTGGACGCCAGCCCGGAAGGGCGGCCGGTGCGGTGGGTCAGGCCAGAGTCGCTGTGGTGGGCGTGTGATCCCCAGCTGTGTCAGGTGCTGGAGGCGAGGGGCCGGAGTGTTCCACCGCCTGCCCTCCGAACCGTGGTTCAGCTGCTCAGGCGGATCATTTTTCGGATTCAGGCCGTGGTCAGGCGTGTCTCAGGGGTGACCGCGTGA
- the groES gene encoding co-chaperone GroES, producing MLKPLGDRVLVEIVEEAEQKTAGGLYVPDSAKEKSQRGKVIAVGSGKMLDNGTRVALDVKEGDTVYFAKYGGTEVTLDGKNYSILAERDILAIVE from the coding sequence ATGCTTAAACCTTTAGGTGATCGTGTCCTGGTAGAAATCGTCGAGGAAGCCGAGCAGAAGACCGCGGGCGGCCTGTACGTCCCCGATTCGGCCAAGGAAAAGAGCCAGCGCGGCAAGGTCATCGCCGTGGGCAGCGGCAAGATGCTGGACAACGGCACCCGCGTGGCGCTGGACGTCAAGGAAGGCGACACCGTGTACTTTGCCAAGTACGGCGGCACCGAAGTCACCCTGGACGGCAAGAACTACTCCATCCTCGCCGAGCGCGACATTCTCGCCATCGTCGAGTAA
- a CDS encoding tetratricopeptide repeat protein: protein MNHAALNLNVGTGRAVLDRARALLETDPRAAVQVLETVSAELAAWPLPLQGEAELLWSQGLLELEEGEPAALHAQRAAALMAEAGDGPGQVTALLQQTEAEVVCEHYDRVSELAHKIRQLLPDQRTADLARAFNLQGMALFLQGQYREASAVILEEAGVREELRDHAGYAKCLNNLGLIHIELGDLHQALEHLARCFEYITHCPEPLHSLESACLINIGNIHQIRHEYAQAAGAFEQGMAAAQRAGHTANEIAGLTGMGLVARDRGEHREALQLLLQALRLAQTSGRRYNEAEILDNLGQVYVGLGQRTLALETFGQALSLSRELGALPSEQNTLVHLARLQAEDGQLEQAAAHFERALTCARQSGSDRAALEIHEHLGEVLQRLGHFEQAARQFREALNLERSLHDQDRHDAFQNLTAQLEVERAKHQAETYRLMNQTSQQARSEAEQQVQKRTADLEQAQREIITRLGLVGEYRDDKTGSHTQRVSQLAAALAQAIGLPPAEVELIRLAARLHDIGKIGVPDVILLKTGKLTAEEFTIMKHHTTIGARVLEGGQSDLTRMAEEIALTHHERWDGSGYPQGLQGDRIPLTGRIVAIVDVWDALTTERSYKAAWSREEAWREMAAQSGRHFDPYLIEVFLGMIAGSFHAEAPAGGDPHDPALSGRPTPSDLSLAPPTLPVHVIQHVNALNAAAWQLRHTTPAESLQKAREAQLISEQHDHPQGLAHALYTLGFHDISASEFKSGLTRLTQAVATAQDSGDLTLERDCRHLLGNVYSRLYHTERATECLLEAAELSRQLSDLPGEAGALMDLGAVAASCMKDRTAALAYYGQALAVLEKTGNTSGQGACLYRMADAHQELGQFAQARTHGERAAQTSSAAGDTVHHALALSVVARALDAQDHPEQAAALHRQALTLLQSPLVNLPEPLAWTRLYSASNLETRGGVPDACNVYLQVLADSERSDWTELAVLAHHKLTLLYKRRGDMERAMDHLERGQAAQRRLLEEELALKSHALLQHEVDWAESETKLYKLRSVELASANVALEQANREKSALVAALQEQSVLMERQLREDSLCGIFNRHHIEETLAREFKQHRAEERVMSLIMLDVDHFKRVNDLFSHPVGDEVLRRLGALLRSLCRSSDVPGRYGGEEFIVVLPNTTLIQAIVVAQRLCAAVAHADWAAVAPGLSVTLSLGVATNEGLPDFERLVSLADAKLYEAKRTRNCVAF from the coding sequence TTGAACCATGCCGCGCTGAATCTGAATGTGGGCACCGGTCGGGCCGTGCTGGACAGGGCACGGGCACTTCTGGAAACCGATCCCAGGGCCGCCGTGCAGGTGCTGGAAACGGTGTCCGCAGAGCTGGCTGCCTGGCCTCTCCCGTTGCAGGGCGAGGCAGAACTCCTGTGGAGCCAGGGCCTGTTGGAACTGGAAGAGGGAGAGCCGGCGGCCCTGCACGCCCAGCGCGCCGCCGCCTTGATGGCCGAGGCCGGCGACGGACCAGGGCAGGTCACCGCCCTGCTGCAACAGACCGAGGCCGAGGTCGTGTGCGAGCACTACGACCGGGTGTCGGAGCTGGCCCACAAGATCAGGCAACTGCTCCCCGATCAGCGAACGGCAGACCTTGCCCGTGCCTTCAACCTGCAGGGCATGGCCCTGTTCCTGCAGGGCCAGTACCGCGAGGCCAGCGCCGTCATTCTGGAAGAGGCCGGGGTCCGTGAGGAGCTCCGGGACCACGCCGGCTATGCCAAGTGCCTGAACAACCTGGGGCTGATTCACATTGAGTTGGGAGACCTGCATCAGGCCCTGGAGCATCTGGCCCGTTGCTTTGAGTACATCACCCACTGTCCGGAGCCGCTGCACAGCCTGGAAAGCGCGTGTCTGATCAACATCGGCAACATCCACCAGATCCGGCACGAATACGCCCAGGCGGCCGGGGCCTTCGAGCAGGGCATGGCCGCCGCGCAGCGGGCCGGCCACACCGCCAACGAGATCGCCGGGCTGACGGGCATGGGCCTAGTCGCCCGCGACCGTGGGGAGCACCGCGAGGCGCTGCAGCTGCTGCTGCAGGCCCTGCGGCTGGCCCAGACGAGTGGGCGCCGGTACAACGAGGCAGAGATCCTGGACAACTTGGGGCAGGTGTATGTTGGGCTGGGCCAGCGGACCCTGGCCCTGGAGACATTCGGGCAGGCACTGAGCCTCTCCAGGGAACTGGGTGCGCTGCCCAGCGAACAGAACACACTGGTCCACTTGGCCCGCCTGCAGGCCGAGGACGGCCAGCTCGAGCAGGCGGCGGCCCACTTTGAGCGGGCCCTGACCTGTGCGCGGCAAAGCGGCAGCGACCGCGCCGCGCTGGAGATTCATGAACACCTGGGCGAGGTGCTGCAGCGCCTGGGACACTTCGAACAGGCGGCCCGGCAGTTCAGGGAGGCCCTGAACCTGGAACGGTCCCTGCACGATCAGGACCGGCACGATGCCTTCCAGAACCTGACGGCCCAGCTGGAAGTGGAACGCGCCAAGCACCAGGCCGAAACCTACCGCCTGATGAACCAGACCTCGCAGCAGGCCCGCAGCGAGGCCGAACAGCAGGTGCAGAAGCGGACGGCCGACCTCGAACAGGCCCAGCGCGAGATCATCACGCGTCTGGGCCTGGTGGGCGAGTACCGCGACGACAAGACCGGCAGCCACACCCAGCGCGTCTCTCAGCTGGCGGCTGCCCTGGCCCAGGCCATCGGGCTGCCCCCGGCCGAGGTGGAACTGATCCGGCTCGCCGCACGGCTGCACGACATCGGCAAGATCGGCGTTCCCGACGTCATTTTGCTCAAGACGGGCAAGCTGACGGCCGAGGAATTCACGATCATGAAGCACCACACGACCATCGGAGCGCGCGTGCTCGAAGGCGGTCAGTCGGACCTGACGCGCATGGCCGAGGAAATCGCGCTGACACATCATGAACGCTGGGACGGCAGCGGCTATCCCCAGGGTCTGCAGGGAGACCGCATTCCCCTGACCGGCAGAATCGTGGCCATTGTGGACGTGTGGGACGCCCTGACGACCGAACGCTCCTACAAGGCGGCGTGGTCGCGGGAGGAGGCGTGGCGGGAAATGGCCGCGCAATCGGGCAGACACTTCGACCCCTACCTGATCGAGGTGTTCCTCGGCATGATCGCCGGCTCCTTTCACGCCGAGGCCCCGGCGGGTGGAGACCCACACGATCCGGCGCTTTCGGGGCGCCCTACCCCTTCGGACCTTTCACTCGCACCCCCCACCCTTCCGGTGCATGTGATTCAGCACGTGAACGCCCTGAATGCGGCCGCCTGGCAGCTGCGGCATACCACCCCGGCTGAAAGCCTGCAGAAGGCGCGCGAGGCCCAGCTGATCTCGGAACAGCACGACCACCCGCAGGGCCTGGCCCACGCCCTGTACACCCTGGGCTTCCACGACATCTCCGCCTCCGAGTTCAAGTCTGGCCTGACCCGGCTGACCCAGGCCGTGGCCACCGCGCAGGACAGCGGGGACCTGACGCTGGAACGCGACTGCAGGCACCTGCTGGGCAACGTCTACAGCCGCCTTTACCACACGGAACGGGCCACCGAATGCCTGCTGGAAGCCGCGGAACTCTCCAGGCAACTGAGCGACCTGCCCGGCGAGGCCGGCGCCCTGATGGATCTGGGCGCGGTGGCGGCCTCATGCATGAAGGACCGGACCGCGGCCCTCGCATACTACGGACAGGCCCTCGCCGTCCTCGAGAAGACCGGCAACACCTCCGGCCAGGGCGCCTGCCTGTACCGCATGGCCGACGCCCATCAGGAACTGGGTCAATTTGCACAGGCCCGGACCCACGGAGAGCGGGCGGCCCAGACCAGCAGCGCGGCCGGCGACACAGTGCATCACGCGCTGGCCCTCTCGGTGGTCGCCCGGGCGCTCGATGCACAGGACCACCCCGAACAGGCTGCCGCGCTGCACAGGCAGGCGCTGACCCTGCTTCAGTCCCCACTTGTGAACCTGCCCGAGCCTCTGGCCTGGACCCGGCTGTATTCTGCGTCCAATCTGGAAACCCGCGGCGGCGTTCCGGATGCCTGCAACGTGTACCTCCAGGTGTTGGCCGACAGCGAGCGTTCCGACTGGACAGAGCTGGCCGTGCTGGCCCACCACAAGCTGACGCTGCTGTACAAGCGCCGCGGCGACATGGAACGTGCCATGGATCATCTGGAAAGGGGACAGGCGGCGCAGCGTCGGCTGCTGGAAGAGGAGCTGGCTCTGAAAAGCCACGCGCTGCTGCAGCATGAGGTGGACTGGGCCGAATCCGAGACGAAGCTGTACAAGCTGCGCTCGGTCGAACTGGCAAGCGCCAACGTGGCGCTGGAACAGGCCAACCGGGAAAAGAGCGCGCTGGTGGCAGCCCTGCAGGAACAGTCGGTGCTGATGGAGCGCCAGCTGCGCGAGGACAGCCTGTGTGGAATCTTCAACCGGCACCACATCGAGGAGACCCTGGCACGCGAGTTCAAGCAGCACCGCGCCGAGGAGCGCGTCATGTCCCTGATCATGCTGGACGTGGACCACTTCAAACGGGTCAATGACCTGTTCTCCCACCCGGTCGGGGATGAGGTGCTGCGTCGTCTGGGCGCCCTGCTGCGGAGCCTCTGCCGCTCCTCGGACGTGCCGGGCCGCTACGGCGGCGAGGAATTCATCGTGGTATTGCCGAACACCACCCTGATCCAGGCGATCGTGGTGGCCCAGCGACTGTGCGCGGCCGTCGCGCACGCGGACTGGGCGGCGGTCGCGCCCGGCCTCTCGGTGACCCTCTCGCTGGGGGTCGCGACCAACGAGGGCCTGCCTGATTTTGAACGGCTGGTCTCGCTGGCAGACGCAAAACTGTACGAAGCCAAGCGCACCCGCAACTGCGTCGCGTTCTGA
- a CDS encoding arsenate reductase ArsC: MSSVLPTPDPAQPARVRRVLILCTHNSARSQMAEAWTRHLAQQAGVALEVHSAGSEATLVKPGALTVMAEVGLSLEAHRSKTLEDLPDPWNFDHVITVCDSADARCPVYPARTVRRHYPFRDPSGGPLEDWRAVRDAMQPQFAAFVQAVAGGQEAPPSFTESRPAPAATPA, encoded by the coding sequence GTGTCCTCTGTACTCCCCACTCCAGACCCCGCCCAGCCGGCCCGCGTCCGGCGCGTCCTGATCCTGTGTACCCACAACTCGGCACGCAGCCAGATGGCCGAGGCGTGGACGCGGCATCTGGCGCAGCAGGCGGGGGTGGCGCTGGAGGTCCACAGCGCGGGCAGCGAGGCCACGCTGGTCAAGCCCGGCGCACTCACCGTGATGGCCGAGGTGGGCCTGAGTCTGGAGGCGCACCGCAGCAAGACCCTGGAGGATCTGCCGGACCCCTGGAACTTCGACCACGTGATCACGGTGTGTGACAGCGCCGACGCCCGCTGTCCGGTGTATCCGGCCCGGACGGTGCGGCGCCACTACCCCTTCCGTGATCCCAGCGGCGGCCCGCTGGAGGACTGGCGGGCCGTGCGCGACGCGATGCAGCCGCAGTTTGCGGCCTTTGTGCAGGCGGTGGCAGGCGGGCAAGAGGCGCCGCCCAGCTTTACCGAATCCCGGCCCGCCCCTGCGGCCACGCCAGCATGA
- a CDS encoding GNAT family N-acetyltransferase, giving the protein MLHALILSDGPYTLRPMTEADVAPLRALAAAHAGEYAHMGSFPTAGPYYTGALTAPDQMPFVTLVGGEHAGATRYMDMRPEHRRLEIGSTWLAPAHMRTPANRTFKRLLLEHAFEQMGILRVELKTDILNIRSQRAIEGLGAVREGVLRRHMLRPDGTQRDTVMYSITAEEWPEVRARLPASSAADTD; this is encoded by the coding sequence ATGTTGCACGCCCTGATCCTCTCGGACGGCCCATACACGCTGCGCCCCATGACGGAGGCCGACGTGGCGCCGCTGCGGGCACTGGCCGCCGCGCACGCGGGCGAGTATGCCCACATGGGCAGCTTTCCCACCGCCGGGCCGTACTACACCGGGGCGCTCACAGCCCCGGACCAGATGCCCTTCGTGACGCTGGTGGGCGGCGAGCACGCCGGAGCGACCCGCTACATGGACATGAGGCCCGAGCACCGCCGCCTGGAAATCGGAAGCACCTGGCTGGCCCCCGCCCACATGCGCACGCCTGCCAACCGGACCTTCAAGCGGCTGCTGCTGGAACACGCCTTCGAGCAGATGGGAATCCTGCGCGTGGAACTCAAGACCGACATTCTGAACATCCGTTCGCAGCGCGCCATCGAGGGCCTCGGCGCGGTGAGAGAGGGCGTGCTGCGCCGGCACATGCTTCGTCCGGACGGCACGCAGCGCGACACGGTGATGTATTCCATCACGGCGGAGGAATGGCCGGAGGTCAGGGCGCGGCTTCCGGCTTCTTCAGCAGCGGATACGGATTGA
- the groL gene encoding chaperonin GroEL (60 kDa chaperone family; promotes refolding of misfolded polypeptides especially under stressful conditions; forms two stacked rings of heptamers to form a barrel-shaped 14mer; ends can be capped by GroES; misfolded proteins enter the barrel where they are refolded when GroES binds), which translates to MAKQLVFDEVARRSLERGVNAVANAVKVTLGPRGRNVVIEKKFGSPTITKDGVTVAKEIELEDKLENIGAQLLKEVASKTNDITGDGTTTATVLGQAIVKEGLRNVAAGANPLALKRGIEKAVTAAIEEIQKLAVPVEDSDAIKKVAGISANDEQVGEEIASAMDKVGKEGVITIEESKGFDTEVDVVEGMQFDKGFINPYFVTNPEKMEAVLEDAYILINEKKISNLKDLLPVLEKVAQTGRPLLIIAEDVEGEALATLVVNKLRGTLNIAAVKAPGFGDRRKEMLRDIAAVTGGQVVSEDLGHKLENTGMDMLGSAARIRITKDETTIVDGKGQQSEIDARVNAIKGELDTTDSDYAKEKLQERLAKLAGGVAVIRVGAATETELKEKKHRYEDALSTARSAVEEGIVAGGGTTLLRIIPSVRKAAEALSGDEATGARILIRALEEPARQIAANAGEEGSVIVNAVINSDKPRFGFNAATGEYVDDMIAAGIVDPAKVTRTALQNAASIGALILTTEAIVSDKPEKAAPAPAGGMGGGDMGGMDF; encoded by the coding sequence ATGGCCAAACAACTTGTATTTGATGAAGTCGCCCGCCGCAGCCTGGAACGCGGTGTAAACGCCGTCGCCAACGCCGTTAAAGTGACCCTTGGGCCCCGTGGCCGCAACGTGGTCATCGAGAAGAAGTTCGGCAGCCCCACCATCACCAAGGACGGCGTGACCGTCGCCAAGGAAATCGAGCTGGAAGACAAGCTCGAGAACATCGGCGCGCAGCTGCTCAAGGAAGTCGCGAGCAAGACCAACGACATCACCGGGGACGGCACCACCACCGCCACCGTGCTGGGTCAGGCCATCGTGAAAGAAGGCCTGCGCAACGTGGCCGCCGGCGCCAACCCGCTGGCCCTCAAGCGCGGCATTGAGAAGGCCGTGACCGCCGCCATCGAGGAAATCCAGAAGCTGGCCGTGCCGGTGGAAGACTCCGACGCCATCAAGAAAGTCGCCGGCATCTCCGCCAACGACGAGCAGGTCGGCGAGGAAATCGCCTCCGCGATGGACAAGGTGGGTAAGGAAGGCGTCATCACCATCGAGGAGTCCAAGGGCTTTGACACCGAAGTGGACGTCGTCGAGGGCATGCAGTTCGACAAGGGCTTCATCAACCCCTACTTCGTGACCAACCCCGAGAAGATGGAAGCCGTCCTCGAAGACGCCTACATCCTGATCAACGAGAAGAAGATCAGCAACCTCAAGGACCTGCTGCCCGTGCTGGAGAAGGTGGCGCAGACCGGCCGTCCGCTGCTGATCATCGCCGAGGACGTGGAAGGCGAGGCGCTGGCCACCCTGGTGGTCAACAAGCTGCGCGGCACGCTGAACATCGCCGCCGTCAAGGCCCCTGGCTTCGGCGACCGCCGCAAGGAAATGCTGCGCGACATCGCCGCCGTCACCGGCGGACAGGTGGTCAGCGAGGACCTGGGCCACAAGCTGGAAAACACTGGCATGGACATGCTGGGCAGCGCCGCGCGCATCCGCATCACCAAGGATGAGACCACCATCGTGGACGGCAAGGGCCAGCAGAGCGAGATCGACGCCCGCGTCAACGCCATCAAGGGCGAACTGGACACCACCGACAGCGACTACGCCAAGGAAAAGCTCCAGGAGCGTCTGGCCAAGCTGGCCGGCGGCGTGGCCGTGATCCGCGTCGGCGCCGCCACCGAGACCGAACTCAAGGAAAAGAAGCACCGCTACGAGGACGCCCTGTCCACCGCCCGCTCGGCGGTTGAAGAAGGCATCGTTGCGGGCGGCGGCACCACGCTGCTGCGCATCATTCCCTCGGTCCGCAAGGCCGCCGAAGCCCTCAGCGGCGACGAGGCCACCGGCGCGCGCATCCTGATCCGCGCCCTGGAGGAGCCCGCCCGCCAGATCGCCGCGAACGCCGGCGAGGAAGGCAGCGTTATCGTCAACGCCGTCATCAACAGCGACAAGCCCCGCTTCGGCTTCAACGCCGCGACGGGCGAGTACGTGGACGACATGATCGCCGCCGGCATCGTGGATCCCGCCAAGGTGACCCGCACCGCGCTGCAGAACGCGGCGAGCATCGGCGCGCTGATCCTGACCACCGAAGCGATTGTCTCCGACAAGCCCGAGAAGGCCGCTCCTGCACCCGCAGGCGGCATGGGCGGCGGCGACATGGGCGGAATGGACTTCTAA